A window of the Lactuca sativa cultivar Salinas chromosome 7, Lsat_Salinas_v11, whole genome shotgun sequence genome harbors these coding sequences:
- the LOC128127331 gene encoding uncharacterized protein LOC128127331 gives MLGSLFYVICMSDKSLARNLFPVRPSSGGRPSSLPDRSGLQRIPLTGGSVPGARSSPLPDPNGLPRIPLTGGSVPGARSSPLPDPSGLPCIHLTGGSVPGAKSSPLPDPSGLPHIPLTGGSVPGSGSSPLLDPNGLPRGGFVSGAS, from the exons ATGTTAGGAAGTTTGTTTTATGTTATATG CATGTCGGATAAAAGCCTAGCACGTAACCTTTTTCCGGTTCGTCCTTCGTCGGGTGGTAGGCCATCGTCTTTGCCTGACCGTAGTGGCCTTCAACGCATCCCTCTTACAGGTGGTTCTGTACCAGGAGCCAGGTCATCACCTTTGCCTGATCCTAATGGCCTTCCACGCATCCCTCTTACAGGTGGTTCAGTACCAGGAGCCAGGTCATCACCTTTGCCTGATCCTAGTGGCCTTCCATGCATCCATCTCACAGGTGGTTCTGTACCAGGAGCCAAGTCATCACCTTTGCCTGATCCTAGTGGCCTTCCACACATCCCTCTCACAGGTGGTTCTGTACCAGGATCCGGGTCATCGCCTTTGCTTGATCCTAATGGCCTTCCACGCGGTGGTTTTGTATCGGGAGCCAG TTAG